CGCCAACGTTGACGAAATTTTGCCCACCCATCCActcttattttcttcatcatAAACATCATCAACCTTCGATTCAATCGACGACATTTCTCCACCCAAGTCCTCATTTATCAGAGTTTCTCCAATAGCCAAATATGAACACGAACCGGAACCAACATCATTATTTGAACTTGTCAACACTTTATGAGACGTCTTGATGAGAGTCTCCACGGCACCATTACAAACAGAAACCAAGATTTCCCTCACATTGGTCTCATGCTTCGGGTTAGCTAAGCCAGCAAAGAAATCGTCATAGGTGTTGATATGCATGGTCTTGTCAAGATAAACCGCAACCGCGGTGCTCACAAACAATTGCACACAATTCCCAATCAGTTTCCCACACCTATCACCACAAACTACATCCACCCAAGCAAGAACAGCATCCGAACTGGATCCAACATGTGTGACACCACCAGTCTCATTGCTCGAGTTCGATTCTCCACCTAAGTGGTTACGCTGATCAGAATAAAACGCAAGAACCAGGTTCCTAGCAAAGCTTCCAAGAACTACAGAAGCAAAACCTGACCCAGCTGGTGTAAACATTTTGTCAAGCACCCGGTCCACGGCGGTTGAACCGGTTTGCTCACCACCAGTCCGGTTCATAGATTGATAACCGCGCACGACTCCCACGGTGACAGCATTGGTGACGCTAACCAAGGACTCCGACAAGTGTTGAGAGCGAGCAATCTTGGAAATTTGCTTCAAGCTATTGGGGATTTGATCTGAATCGGACTGCAGAAAGTCCTTGACGTCTCTGGATACGATTCCGATGGTATCTGCAGATTCGGATACGGCTTCCGCCACGGAAACCAATGCACCCACAAGCTTCGAGACCCTCTTTCTCTTACGAACCACAGAAGGCGCATGATAGAGCTTGTAAGCGCTGAACCCACCGAACCCAACAGCACACAAAATGAAGACCCATTTCTTTCTTTTACGGAAGTAATCAAAACCAAAACCCTCACCAACTAACTGCACTTCCATTAACCCCACTTACGGATATTTAAACTCGCCAATTTATTATTACGATCGTTGCTCACACAAACCAAAGGATGTTAAATAGatagagaaaaaaagagag
The sequence above is a segment of the Phaseolus vulgaris cultivar G19833 chromosome 2, P. vulgaris v2.0, whole genome shotgun sequence genome. Coding sequences within it:
- the LOC137810018 gene encoding protein PHLOEM PROTEIN 2-LIKE A10-like, which gives rise to MEVQLVGEGFGFDYFRKRKKWVFILCAVGFGGFSAYKLYHAPSVVRKRKRVSKLVGALVSVAEAVSESADTIGIVSRDVKDFLQSDSDQIPNSLKQISKIARSQHLSESLVSVTNAVTVGVVRGYQSMNRTGGEQTGSTAVDRVLDKMFTPAGSGFASVVLGSFARNLVLAFYSDQRNHLGGESNSSNETGGVTHVGSSSDAVLAWVDVVCGDRCGKLIGNCVQLFVSTAVAVYLDKTMHINTYDDFFAGLANPKHETNVREILVSVCNGAVETLIKTSHKVLTSSNNDVGSGSCSYLAIGETLINEDLGGEMSSIESKVDDVYDEENKSGWVGKISSTLAVPSNRRFVLDLTGRVTFETVRSFMEFVLQTFCASVRRCAHIVQEAVLEIVRYVAAKSSVIVTICLALCLHIMGGGWALVPA